One genomic segment of Clostridium estertheticum subsp. estertheticum includes these proteins:
- a CDS encoding HelD family protein, with translation MNNNEYDIEVSSVEVELKKQLEFSIEEDKLKSVVDIISEEILKYIEKRKEITKYILEYRKKVIEDYRDDEDMVIEYFDHEIYVKEEAFKTIDRRLKELTALKSSPYFGRIDFSEEDYGINEMYVGRFGVTPDNTYEPLVVDWRAPVASLFYTGSLGEAFYDAPKEKVAVNILAKRQYIIKKEKLKGMFDSALDIKDEILQMVLSGNTGEKLKDIIMTIQKEQDDLIRQPRTKTIVVDGVAGSGKTTIALHRVAYLLYNYRKILEDKVLILGPNNVFIEYISTVLPSLGESGVKQTTFRDFAFDILELKEVMSLKEYMEKVLSGEKEFAKDITYKNSIEYKNFIDEAVEKLDIEYFKIEDLFFMDELIISKEEIKELFHNYYKTMPLFRRSKKIRRIIFSKITDARDEKVRVIQKEYEKTVVSLSEEEKELKINDLDFNRRLNIREVIRAVLLLKRSLTWLNNGNCVDLYNKINGYKRLTENDLGGILYFKIKLEGTKTSEQIKHVVIDEAQDYNELQFLVIKELTGCSSLTIVGDSNQRLIPYDGELPMHDMKNILPNCNVQDFRLNTSYRSTKEIMEYANKYLDDDPIVPIVRSGEPVREMLISNRDEFRKFVLGKIDDFKNKTYENIAIICKDIKESEDIFGLVNGNASIKIIDNENDVYHSGIVVLPSYFAKGLEFDAVIMVLDEPKDVSDHKADNASSEYKQEDKLRYVMATRALHELQVIKKNF, from the coding sequence TTGAATAATAATGAATATGATATAGAGGTCAGTTCGGTGGAAGTCGAATTAAAGAAGCAGCTAGAGTTTAGTATAGAAGAAGATAAATTAAAATCTGTTGTTGATATCATTAGTGAGGAAATTCTAAAATATATTGAGAAGAGAAAGGAAATTACAAAGTATATTTTAGAATATAGAAAAAAAGTAATTGAAGACTATAGAGATGATGAAGATATGGTAATAGAGTATTTTGATCATGAGATATATGTGAAAGAAGAGGCGTTTAAAACTATTGATAGAAGACTTAAGGAATTAACTGCACTTAAAAGCTCTCCTTATTTTGGAAGAATAGATTTTTCTGAAGAAGATTATGGTATAAATGAAATGTATGTAGGAAGATTTGGGGTTACGCCAGACAATACTTATGAACCTTTAGTAGTAGATTGGAGAGCTCCTGTTGCATCTCTATTTTACACTGGCTCTCTAGGAGAGGCATTTTATGACGCACCAAAAGAAAAAGTAGCAGTGAATATTTTAGCTAAAAGGCAATATATAATAAAGAAAGAAAAGCTTAAAGGCATGTTTGACTCAGCACTAGATATAAAGGATGAAATACTACAAATGGTGCTTAGTGGGAATACGGGTGAAAAGCTCAAAGATATAATAATGACAATTCAAAAGGAACAGGATGATTTAATAAGACAACCAAGAACAAAAACTATTGTAGTTGATGGTGTTGCTGGTAGTGGAAAAACAACTATAGCACTTCATAGAGTTGCATATTTACTTTATAATTATAGGAAAATACTTGAGGATAAGGTCTTAATATTAGGACCTAATAATGTATTTATAGAATATATATCAACAGTACTCCCAAGTCTTGGTGAGTCAGGGGTTAAGCAAACAACCTTTAGAGACTTTGCTTTTGATATTTTAGAACTTAAAGAAGTAATGAGTCTAAAAGAATACATGGAAAAAGTGCTTAGTGGAGAAAAAGAATTTGCAAAAGACATAACATATAAAAATTCTATAGAATATAAAAATTTTATTGATGAAGCTGTAGAAAAATTGGATATTGAATATTTTAAGATTGAAGATTTATTCTTTATGGATGAGTTAATAATATCTAAAGAAGAAATAAAAGAACTGTTCCATAATTATTATAAAACCATGCCTTTATTTAGAAGAAGTAAGAAGATTAGAAGAATTATATTTTCTAAAATTACTGATGCGAGAGATGAAAAAGTTAGGGTTATACAAAAGGAATATGAAAAGACTGTTGTTTCTTTATCTGAGGAAGAAAAGGAATTAAAAATAAATGATTTAGATTTTAATAGAAGACTTAATATAAGAGAAGTTATAAGAGCAGTACTTCTGCTAAAAAGAAGCCTTACTTGGCTCAATAATGGAAACTGTGTTGATTTATATAACAAGATTAATGGGTATAAAAGACTAACTGAAAATGATTTAGGTGGTATCTTATATTTCAAGATTAAGCTTGAAGGTACAAAAACATCTGAACAAATAAAACATGTAGTAATAGATGAAGCTCAGGATTATAATGAACTTCAGTTTTTAGTCATAAAGGAATTAACCGGGTGTAGTTCTTTAACTATAGTTGGGGATAGCAATCAAAGATTAATACCATATGACGGTGAATTACCTATGCATGATATGAAAAATATACTTCCAAATTGTAATGTTCAGGATTTTAGACTAAATACTAGTTATAGATCTACAAAAGAAATTATGGAGTATGCTAATAAATATTTAGATGATGACCCAATTGTTCCAATAGTAAGAAGTGGTGAACCCGTAAGAGAAATGTTAATTTCAAATAGGGATGAATTTAGGAAGTTTGTACTAGGTAAAATTGATGATTTTAAAAATAAAACTTATGAAAACATTGCGATTATATGTAAAGATATAAAAGAATCTGAAGATATATTTGGGCTAGTTAATGGAAATGCAAGCATTAAAATTATAGATAATGAAAATGACGTATATCATAGTGGAATTGTAGTGTTACCATCATATTTTGCTAAAGGACTCGAATTTGATGCAGTAATTATGGTCTTAGATGAGCCTAAAGATGTCAGTGATCATAAAGCAGATAATGCTTCAAGTGAATATAAACAAGAAGATAAACTTAGGTACGTAATGGCGACTAGAGCATTACATGAACTTCAAGTGATTAAGAAAAACTTTTAA
- a CDS encoding DUF421 domain-containing protein, which translates to MNEGLMVLVRGVIGFFTLLIFTRVLGKQQVSQLTFFDYVVGITIGSTASTLTTDLTSRAWPHWVGLITWTVLCLILQLITIKSKTAEEILDGQPTIIITNGKILEKSMKKYRYTIGDLLAQLRDKGIFDINDVAYAVLEKDGQLSILKKTESDPVTPKDLNIKTSTACIDYDVIYDGRIVQNNLIIINRNERWLMNKLKKQNITDVSEVFLAIYNQTSGLHVDLYNDHIKQTKK; encoded by the coding sequence ATGAATGAAGGTCTAATGGTTCTTGTAAGAGGAGTCATCGGCTTTTTTACGTTATTGATATTTACTCGTGTTCTCGGGAAACAACAAGTTAGTCAGCTAACTTTTTTTGATTATGTAGTTGGTATAACTATAGGTTCCACAGCCTCTACTTTAACTACAGACTTAACTAGTAGAGCTTGGCCTCACTGGGTAGGTTTAATTACCTGGACTGTCTTATGCCTTATCCTTCAATTGATAACCATCAAATCAAAAACTGCTGAAGAAATTCTAGATGGTCAGCCTACCATTATTATAACAAATGGTAAAATCCTCGAAAAATCCATGAAAAAATACCGTTATACCATAGGTGACCTTCTAGCACAGTTAAGAGATAAAGGTATTTTTGACATAAACGATGTTGCTTATGCAGTACTCGAGAAAGATGGTCAATTATCCATTTTAAAAAAGACTGAAAGTGATCCAGTTACGCCAAAAGATCTAAATATTAAAACTTCTACTGCTTGTATTGATTATGACGTTATATATGACGGCCGCATTGTACAAAACAACTTAATAATTATTAATAGGAATGAAAGATGGTTAATGAACAAACTAAAAAAACAAAATATTACTGATGTCTCTGAAGTATTTTTAGCTATATATAATCAAACAAGTGGTTTACATGTAGATCTTTATAACGATCATATAAAGCAGACAAAAAAATAA
- a CDS encoding DUF4363 family protein — protein MKKFITYFIPIVTLTVFVLIMLGGNYLKKPQSPSEDVISFVNLSIKHAKVENWGKLEQDIASIDIAWKKVIPRIQFSVERDEMYNISLNLASLRGSISSKDKASTLIELNEMVENWDELTK, from the coding sequence ATGAAAAAATTTATAACTTACTTTATACCTATAGTTACTTTAACAGTTTTTGTATTAATAATGCTTGGGGGTAACTATTTAAAAAAGCCTCAGAGCCCTTCAGAAGATGTTATCTCTTTTGTAAATCTATCCATAAAACATGCAAAAGTTGAAAATTGGGGTAAACTTGAACAAGATATCGCTAGTATTGATATTGCATGGAAAAAAGTTATACCCAGAATACAATTTAGTGTTGAAAGAGATGAAATGTATAATATAAGTTTAAACCTTGCTAGTCTCCGTGGATCAATATCTAGTAAAGATAAAGCTAGTACATTGATTGAATTAAATGAAATGGTTGAAAATTGGGATGAACTTACAAAATAA
- a CDS encoding ATP-binding protein: MNLKDTMLSVELVIETNEVPLIVGESGIGKTALAKTLSKNKGWSLVIIDGNLLKEGEIGGLPTVEDYSFKDINGKEVQSKSTVYAVHTKLQEIDKLINDGKEVFLFIDEINRCEHTVQQELMNLILNREINGYKLDNRVKILAAMNPSSKYGEDFDYQVVDMDAAQENRFVLLHMECDSKAWISWAIENNLEQKVIEFISTFPEYLLNNQKDEQIRATPRSYERVSKVYKIYKENKNTIPKRIFLNIIKGNIGNRIANEFMSFTQEDNETLISFDDVFAGEVLSQEIITKMKNETHTRLYLTAKNIIYTLDNKAILDSDIKRFIELLGIYPVDLGVGIMQDIKESSNNVYKLCLENEAFVEMYFKAYNQIKG, from the coding sequence ATGAATTTAAAAGATACTATGTTAAGTGTAGAACTTGTTATAGAAACGAATGAAGTGCCTTTAATTGTAGGTGAGAGTGGTATTGGAAAAACAGCACTTGCGAAAACACTTTCAAAAAATAAAGGTTGGAGCTTAGTTATTATAGATGGTAACCTATTAAAAGAAGGTGAAATAGGGGGACTTCCAACAGTTGAGGATTATAGTTTTAAAGATATAAATGGCAAGGAGGTTCAATCAAAAAGCACTGTTTATGCGGTTCACACAAAACTACAGGAGATAGATAAATTAATAAATGATGGTAAAGAAGTGTTTTTATTTATTGATGAAATAAATCGTTGTGAGCACACAGTGCAACAGGAACTTATGAATCTAATATTAAATAGAGAGATAAATGGATATAAGTTGGACAATAGAGTAAAAATATTAGCAGCAATGAATCCTTCTAGCAAATATGGTGAAGATTTCGATTATCAAGTAGTTGATATGGATGCAGCGCAAGAAAATAGATTTGTTTTATTACATATGGAATGTGACTCTAAAGCTTGGATTTCATGGGCTATAGAAAATAACCTAGAGCAAAAAGTTATAGAATTCATATCTACATTTCCGGAATATCTACTAAATAATCAAAAGGATGAGCAAATAAGAGCGACACCTAGAAGTTACGAGCGGGTTTCTAAAGTATATAAAATATACAAGGAAAATAAAAACACTATTCCTAAAAGAATATTTCTTAATATAATAAAGGGAAATATAGGCAATAGGATAGCGAATGAGTTTATGTCATTTACGCAGGAAGACAATGAGACGTTAATTTCTTTTGATGATGTGTTTGCAGGTGAGGTATTATCACAAGAAATAATAACTAAGATGAAAAATGAAACCCACACTAGGTTATATTTAACAGCAAAAAATATAATTTATACATTGGATAATAAAGCGATTCTAGACAGCGATATAAAGAGGTTTATAGAATTATTGGGTATTTATCCTGTGGATTTAGGTGTAGGAATTATGCAGGATATTAAAGAAAGTAGTAATAATGTTTATAAGCTGTGTTTAGAAAATGAAGCCTTCGTTGAAATGTATTTTAAGGCCTATAATCAGATAAAAGGCTAG
- a CDS encoding dipeptide epimerase translates to MKIQDIKMGRISTPLKHGYKVGKRILTFSDEIVIKMITDTGEVGYGSAAPTPLITGETDNSIIGAINYIKPEIIGLDIENIEEIMKVLHNSIHGNNSAKAAIDIAIYDLLCKKYGIPLYKFLGGYKTSLTTDLTIVNDTVEQMVGKSLKAVMDGYTCLKVKVGNHVDFDIEKVKSVRKAVRRGIKIRVDANQGWRPKEAVSIIRKFEDLGLDIEFVEQPVNAWDIDGLKYVTDNVSTKILADEAVFGPSDAFKIIEKRAADLISIKLMKCGGINNAIKIYNMAENMGIRCMMGCMLENRIGITAAASFAASKSNLVKADLDTMLYFDKCAIVGGAAVEGNTITINDSPGLGISDIIGWNEIS, encoded by the coding sequence ATGAAAATACAAGATATTAAGATGGGTAGAATTAGTACTCCGCTGAAACACGGATATAAAGTAGGCAAGAGAATACTTACATTTTCCGATGAAATAGTTATAAAAATGATTACAGATACAGGGGAAGTAGGTTATGGTAGCGCCGCACCAACACCGCTTATAACTGGGGAAACAGATAACTCAATAATTGGAGCTATAAATTATATTAAACCTGAAATTATAGGCTTAGATATTGAAAATATTGAAGAAATTATGAAGGTACTTCATAATTCTATTCACGGTAATAACAGCGCAAAAGCTGCTATTGATATAGCTATATATGATTTGCTTTGTAAAAAATATGGAATCCCACTTTATAAATTTTTGGGTGGTTATAAGACTTCACTAACTACAGATCTTACTATAGTAAATGATACAGTAGAGCAAATGGTAGGGAAATCTTTAAAAGCTGTAATGGATGGTTATACTTGTTTAAAGGTCAAAGTTGGGAATCATGTGGATTTTGATATAGAGAAAGTTAAATCAGTAAGAAAAGCGGTAAGACGTGGAATAAAGATAAGGGTAGATGCTAATCAAGGCTGGAGACCTAAGGAAGCTGTAAGTATAATTAGAAAATTCGAAGATCTAGGGCTTGATATTGAGTTTGTTGAGCAGCCGGTTAATGCCTGGGATATAGATGGACTTAAATATGTTACAGACAATGTTTCAACAAAGATTCTTGCAGACGAAGCAGTTTTTGGACCATCAGATGCTTTTAAGATAATTGAAAAAAGAGCAGCAGACCTGATAAGTATAAAACTTATGAAATGTGGAGGCATTAATAATGCAATAAAGATATATAACATGGCAGAAAATATGGGTATAAGATGCATGATGGGATGTATGTTAGAAAATAGAATAGGCATAACAGCGGCAGCTAGTTTTGCAGCATCAAAGTCTAACTTGGTTAAAGCGGATTTAGACACTATGTTGTACTTTGATAAGTGTGCAATAGTTGGTGGTGCAGCTGTAGAAGGAAATACTATAACTATTAATGATTCCCCGGGTCTTGGTATTTCAGATATCATTGGATGGAATGAAATTTCTTAG